The Pontiella desulfatans sequence TGCCCCATTGGCGGAAGAGAAGAAAACCAACCCGTTTCTTCGCGCCGGATCACTGGAGGAGTTCATCGAGCTTCGAAGCCGCAAAGACCGTTTTTGATGGGGCTTCCGTCAGTCAATCTTGCGGGCGCTCCAGTTGCCGGAGAATCGTTCTTCCGGTGGCCCTGGATCATAATACGAAAACGTTCCGCTCATGGATGTCCCGCTGCCGATCTTCCCGTCCAGGCGGAAGGTTGTTCCATCGTCCAGCTCGATATCCAGGTCGATGGAGTTTCCGGAGACCGTGAAGGTCATGCCTCCGTAGGAGAAGGTGCCTTCCGGAACCACCCCGCCTTCGCCGGGCAGCTCGATGGTCTCGGTCATGGTTGGATAACCGGAGGCCGTAGCTGATAGTTCCCACGTTCCGGCCTCGAGGGAAACCGGATCATCATTGTCATCGTCGTTGCATCCGACGAGTCCCGCCAGGAAGCAGGCGCCAGCCAACAGCACAAACGCCTGTTTCGCAAAGTTCCGCCATTTCATATGTGCCTTCATTCCGTCCTCCACTGCCTACAATTTCGCAACCGCACCGGCCACCGCAACCGGCCACAAGCCCTTTCTACACCCACGCGCGGAATGCGAAAGTAAAAACCGGCGGCCTCACTCCTGCCGATTGTGGATGGGAATGAAAAAAGACCCAATTTTCATTAGTTGCTTCGACTGTTATTGTTGTAACCATCATCAACCAAGTGGTTTGTTTTAGTCTCAGTGAATAGGAGCATCGTATGAATCTTTCAAGCGGCATCATCATTGCAGCCTCACTCCCGCTTCTAATTCCAACTTCCTATGCAAAACCGGAAAAGTCGGCCGGGCAATCAAAGGAAATCGAGGTTTCCCTAAAGGGGATTATTGAGCGGGAAAATCTTCCGGGAATGGTTGCAGCCATTGCTTCGTCGGAAGGAATTGTCGCCATTGGCGCTGCCGGAGTTCGGAAGGACGGTTCACGCGAGGAGTTTACGCAAAACGATGTCATTCATCTCGGTTCCTGCACCAAGGCGATGACCTCCACGTTGCTGGCAACTTTTGTTGCGGATGGGACTATCACGTGGGAAACCACACTGATTGAGGTTATGCCGGAGCTTCGGAAACGAATCCATCCGGATTATCACAACGTGACCGTTTGGCAACTGCTCACGCATCGGGCGGGTGTTCCGGTCAACGCGAAAGACTGGTGGGCACACCCCGAGATGAAGCTTGAAAAACGACGCGTGGAAATACTCAAGGACAGCCTGGAAGATGCTCCGAAGGCAAAAAAGGGTGAGTATCTTTATTCCAACCTCGGCTACATGATCGCGGCTTGCATGGTGGAGCAAAAAACCGGGGACACGTGGGAGGAGCTGATTGAAGAGCGTTTGTTCAAGCCCTTGGATATGGACTCGGCCGGATTCGGCCCGCCGGGAAAACGCGGAAGAAAGGATCAGCCCTGGGGGCACAACAAATCAGGAAAAAAATGGAGCGCCATGCAATCCGACAACGCAGAGGCGCTCGGCCCGGCAGGCCGGGTACACTGCTCGGTTGAGGATTGGGCGAAATTCATTGCCTTGCAGTTGCCCAACGGAAAGGGCCAGGAGCTTTCTTTCGGCCGTGAACACCTGAAGAAACTGATTACCCCGGTCGGCGATTATGCCGGAGGATGGATTGTTGCAAAACGGTCGTGGGGCAACGGAGTGGTCTTGACGCATAGTGGTAGCAACACCATGTGGTATGCAACCGTCTGGGTTGCTTCCCAGTTGGACAGGGCCTTTATCGTGGTAACAAATTCCTGCGATGAGGATTCCCATGCGATCTGCGACAAAATGATTGGCGAACTGATCAGGATCAATAGCGGGAGTTGATCCCTCGCTAGAGACTCCGCTCTTTCTTGATGACGTCGTAGGCCTCGTTGATCTTGGCGAGCTGGTCGTGGGCGTAGGTCATGAATTCATCCGGCAAGCCCTTCGAGGCGAGCTTGTCGGGATGGAACTCGATGCACTTCTGGCGGTAGACCTTCTTGATTTCGGCATCGGAGGCATCCGGCGAAACCTCGAGCACCTTGTAGGCATTTTCGAGCGCATTCGCCGTGTTGCCGCGCACGCCGCCGAGCATGGCATCGATGGTGCCCGGCCGTAGACGGAACGCCCGTTCGGCCTGCAGCAAGATTTCGCGTTCGTTGGGATGCATGACGCCATCGGCCGCCGCCACCGTGTGCAGGGCCGCAATGAAGGTCATCGCGATTTGGGGGTTGAATTGCACCACGCCCGAAAGCTGGTTGAGATAGTCTTCCGCGGTGTGCGGATCGTCCTTTGCGCGGCGGAAGATGCCGATGGCCTGCTCGCGCATCGGGCCGGTATAGCCGAAGCGCGCCATGATCTGCTCGACCGCCTGGATTTCGTCCTGCGTAATCTGTCCGTCGGCCCGCGCCATTTTGGCCAGGCAACCGAAGAAGGCCACCTGGAAGGTCTGGGCCGTTGCCTTGATCCGGTCGGCGCCTTTGTCGAACTGATGGCCGAGGCCAACCCCCACCACCGCGCCGATGGGCCCGAGCAATGAGCCGAGCACCCCTCCAATGATTTTACCTGTCCATGCCATGCGAGCGCTCCGTGACGATTGATTCGTGAAAAGTGCGCATACTAGCGTAATGGCTGGCGGTTTCAACGCGAATCGGGCAGGGTGCCGGCCTATGAATGAACAACCCAACAATCCGCTGCACGGCATTACGCTCGAAAAACTGCTCAACCGCCTGGTCGACCACTATGGCTGGGACGAGCTGGGGCGGCTCATCGATATCCGCTGCTTCAACTGGGAGCCGAGCATTAAATCGAGCCTGAAGTTCCTGCGCAAAACCCAGTGGGCGCGCGACCAGGTGGAAGAGCTTTATTTAAGCACCCGGTTCGAAGATTCGTGATTCCGTCATCCAGGCAAATCGGAAGGCGATGAAAGAACGCCTGTTATTCAGGATGGACGTCGAGCAGGTCTCTGACGGCGGAAAGAAGTACATCGAGGGGAACGGGTTTTTCAAAGACGTAGCGGGCGCCGAACATCTTGGCCTGATTCAGGAAGTTGATCGGCATGCTGCGCATGCCGCCGGAAATCGCAATGATGGGCAGCTCTTCGGCGGTCTTGCGAATCGCAAGGAGGATTTCAAGCCCGTCCATTTCCGGCATCAGGATGTCGGTAATGATGAGGTCGGGCTTCTCCTGCCCAATGATGCGCATGCCGATCTTTCCGTTTTCCGCCTGCAAGACTTCATAGCCTTGTTTTGCCAGGAACTGGGAAAAAAGCTTCTGCACGGTCGGATCGTCGTCGATGAGCAATATTCTTTTCATTCATACACCCTCGCCTTTGTACTCTTGAATCAATTTCCCGACCATGGCGGTTAGGTTGGAAATAGTAAACGGTTTGTTCATGAATAGGTAGTCCCTGTCTTCCAGGTGCTGCCAGCGGACGTGCTGGTCGCGGTATCCACTGAGCAGCAGCACGGGCAGGGCGGGGTTTCTCTTCCGCAGTTCATCGGCCAGTTCGTCGCCCCGCAGGCCGGGGAGTTCCATATCGCTGACCAGCAGGTCGATGTTGCCATCCACATCCCGGAAATGTTCCATGGCCTCTTCGGCGCTGATGGCGAGGATGGGATCGTGTCCTGCGTTTAGCAAAATTTCCATACCCATGGTGGCCAGCTCGGGATCGTCCTCCACCAGGAGGATGGTTGCGCGGCCATGTGCCTGATGGCGGTGTGCCGGTTCTTCCGGGGATGCTGGCGAGGCCGCGATCGCCGGGAAATAGATCTTGAAGCAGCTCCCCTTTCCGGTTTCGCTGTAGACGTTGACCCATCCCTTGCTTTGCTGGGCGATTCCGTACACGACGGACAGCCCAAGCCCTGTCCCTTCGCCAACCTCCTTCGTGGTGAAGAACGGTTCGAACAACCGTTTTTTGGTGTCTTTGTCCATCCCGCAGCCGGTATCGGTGATCGAAAGGCACACAAAGCTTCCCGCCTGGGCCTCGGGAATGAGTGCGGCATCTTCGGGCTGGAACGTGCCGCTGTCGGTCGAAATGGTCAACCGTCCGCCTTCCGGCATGGCGTCGCGCGCGTTAACCGCCAGATTGATGATGACCTGGGTCAGCTGGCCGGGGTCGGCATGGATGGGGGGCAGTTGCTGCTGAAGATCCAGGACAATGTCGTATTTTTCGCCCAGCAACATGTTGAGCAAGGCCAGGGCGTCATGGACGGTGTTGTTCAGGTCCACGGTTTCGAAATGGGAGGGTTGCTTCCGGCTGAAGGTCAGCAGCTGGCGCGTCAGCTGAGCCGCTCGCTTGGCCGCCTTGTGGATCTCCACGGCTCCGTCGTATTCCGGGGATTGGGCATCGAGTTCCATCTGCAGCATCTCGCTGAAGCCCATGATGCCCTGGAGGATATTGTTGAAGTCGTGGGCGATGCCGCCGGCCAGCTGCCCGACGGCGTCCATCTTCTGGGCCTGCCGCAACTCTTCCTCCCGGATCAGCTCTTCGGAAATGTCGCGCTTGACGGCCACGTAGTTGGTAATGGTTCCGGTGGCATCCTTCACCGGGGCGATCGAGGCTTCCTCGGTGTAGAGCGTGCCGATTTTCCGGCGGTTGACGATCCGCCCCTCCCAGATCCCTCCCGAAGCGATGGTATCCCAGAGATCGGCATAATAGGCTTCGTCATGCTCCCCGCTGCTGAGCATATTCGGGTTCATCCCAAGAACCTCTTCCCGGGCAAAGCCGGAAGCCCGCTCGAAGGCGGGGTTCACATATTGGATTCTTCCCTCCAGATCAGTAATAACCACGGTCTCCGGCGACTGCTCAATGGCCGTGGATAGGCGTAGCAGCTCGTTTTCGGATGCCCTGCGTTCGCTGATATCCTCGAACATCCACAGGGAGCCCGACTCCAGCGGACTTTTCGGATCAAGCGCACTCCCGATCAGCCGGCACCAGAACAACGAACCGTCGCCGCGCTGGAACTGAAGCGTGTGTTCGAAGCGGTTGCCTTGCTCCAGCACGGCATACGCCTTTGCCCCGTTTTCCAGAAAGTCCTCCTCCGAGGCGTACAACAGGCGGGTCGAAGCGCCCTGCAATTCCTGTTCCGGAATGTTGAACAGTTCGGACATGCGGGGGTTTACCCATTTGAAGGTGCGGTTTTCAAGCAGGGCGATGCCCACCGTGCTGTTGTCGAGAATCAGGCCTTGCACTTCGGCAAGGTCCTTAAGGGTTTGTTCCGCCTTTTTCTGCGCGGCAATGAAGCGGGCCTGCTGGATGTTCTGGTAGGCCGTGGCCGAAAGCTGGTTGGCCAGCGTGAACAGCACATCCGCGACCTTCGTGAAGCGCTCGCGGGGCATGACCGGCACGCGGTGGAACGCATCCATGAACGCGTCTTCATCGGCACCGATTTCCCGGGCATAGCGGCGCATGTCTTCATCGGATTGCGACTCGTCCCGCACCTGCCCGATCAGCCAGTTGGCGATATGCCGGCCGCCCACCTCGATGCTGGCTCCCGCATCCCAAAGACCGCCGCTTAGGCAGCACTGGACAATCGGCCCTTCCTGGTGGTGCCGCCCGAGTTCGGCATCGGATTTATGGCAGTTGGCACGGCCCTTTTCCGTTTTGCGGATAATATCGTAGCACAGGCTGGTGAAATTGCTCGGCTCGGTGATGGGGGTGCCATCGGGGTGGGTAATGATGGAAGCCACGCCGGTGGCCGCGGCAAACCCATCCTGGATGCGCTGGATGGCATCCCGGCTGAAGAGATCGTCGAAGGCGATTTCCGCGTCGTCGTCCAGCGGCCGCGTCAGGGCAACAATCCTTTTCTCCAGCGCTTCCTCCATCTGCTTGCGCGCGGTGATGTTGCGCCAGGCCGTGTGGATCATGGGGCGGCCTTCGTTGTCGGTGAGCGCGGTCAACGTGACGGCGACCGGGAACACCTCGCCATTGGCCTTCTTGTGGTGCCATTCGAAACGGAGGCTCTGGCTGGTTTCCATGGCAGCGAGCATATCCTGGGCTTTTTTACCCGAATCCAGTCCATCGGGCTGAGTTGTTGGGGAAAGGTCGCCCGGAGATTTCCCGATGACATCCTCCTTGGCCGAATAGCCGAGCATATCCACGGCCGCCATGTTGCAGTCGGTAAACCGGCCCTCTTGGATGATGAGGAAGGCATCCGCCGAGTGCTCGAACAATTCACGGTATTTCGCTTCGCTCGCCGCCAGCACCTGCTCAGCGTGTTTCCGGTCGCTGACATCGTGGAAAATCACGGCGAACTGGCCCGGTGCCGGGCGGAAGGCGCGTGTTTCGAAATGCTTGTTCAGATCCTGGGAATAATCCTCGATAATGGCCGGTTCCCCGGTTTCCTCCACGCGGCCAAACTGGTTGATCCACGCCGGTTCAATTTCGGGCAGCAGTTCCCTGACGGTGCGCCCAACCACGCGTTCCGCCGCGAGGCCGGTCAGCTTTTCGAATCCGGGATTGACCTGGATGTACCGATAATCAATGGGGTTTCCCTTTTCATCGCGGATCATTTCATGCAGGGCGAAACCGGAGGTCATGTTGTCGAACAACTGCCGGTAGCGCGCCTCGCTCTCCCGCAGTGCGTGTTGGGTTTGTTCGCGCTCAGTGATGTCGCGGATGTTCACCACGCTGACGCGCTCCCCGTTTTGGTCGTAGTAGGTGGCCTTGATTTCAACCGGGAAGACCGTTCCGTCTTTCTTGCGGTGGTAGCGAAGCGGCGCAACCTGAAGCTCCTGCCTGATCGCGCTGCTGGTTTTGTCCGGTTCGGCAGAAAGGTCGGTGTTCTTCAACTGCCTGAATTCATCATGGCTGTAGCCATACAGTGCTGCCGCCGCTTCGTTCGATTCAAGAATGGTTCCGCTGCCCTGGTCGAGCAGGAACATCGCGTCTCCTGCGGTGGCGAACACCAGCGTATAGCGCTCCTCGTTTGCGCGCCATTCAGCGGTTTGCCTTCGGGCTTTTGAGTTGAGAGCCCAGCTGCAAGCCAGCAACGCCATGGCCGCAAAGATAACCAGCCCAATCACTCCCCATAGCCATAGGGGAATGCCGTCCGCCTGTGCAACCGGAACAAGCGCCAAGGCGGCGCCAATCCCGTTGATGGAGAAGAAGGGTTCCATGGGGGAGGGCCCAACGTGGCGAGCCGAAGCTGTTTCGGCATGGCTTTGCAGCGTCACCGCCGTTGGCGGCAACCCGTGCAATCCGATCCTAAACAACTTTTTCATTCGCCTTTCTTTCCCTTTGCAGCGAGCTCGAAAGCTAGCTGGTTCCATCCATACCGTTGAGCAGAACTAGCACGAACCGTGCAAAAATCGCCAGTTCCCGCCCGGCTGATAACATGGACGGAAACTATTCCAACCCCTCCAGGTGCGAGGTGAGGAGCTGGCCGGTGTGGTCGATGGCGTCGGGATAGGCGGTGCGGAGCTCCTCGAAAAGCCTTTTGGCCTCGCCGTCCTTGCCGTCGTGTTTGAGGCGCATGCCGAGGTAGAGCCGGGCGTAGGCGCCAACCTGCACGCCGTTGGCGTAGAAACACATGTTGTGTGTTTCAATCGCCTGTTCCAGCAGCTTGATCTGCGCATCGCCTTCGGAGGCCTGCGCCAAGGCGAGCACGGCGCAGCCGGTACGGTTGGCGCGCGGATATTTTTCGGTCAGCACGGCCACCGTCTTCTTGGCTTCTTCCGTTTTCCAGTCCTGGTTGGCGGCGTGGTAGCCCTTTTCAATCAGGTTGAGGTCGTTTCGGGAAAGGTATTCGCCATCCATCATCATGCGGGTACGCGCCAGTTCCTTTTGCCGGGCGGCGACTTCTTTCACGCGCTCTTCCTCCAGCACCGGGGCCAGCCTGGCCTCCAGTTCGGCCACGCGTTTTTCGAGTGCGACGATGCGCTGGAGCAAAACCCCTTCGTCGGCATGTACCGCTGCGGCGAACACGAATGGCAGGATGAAGGCTCTTTTCATATTAATTTCCAGTCGTTGCAGGTTGGAAGAGGCCCGCTTGTTGCAGGAAGTAGATCACGAGCAGGGCCATCACGGCGATCACGGCCAGTTTCATCGTCGCCTTGATGGCTTTGTTGAACAGCACGGCAATGCTGATGGCGATCGCTACGATTAAAATGATCCAGGTCATGGGGCTGAGGGTCTGCAAGGCTTCCACTTCATTCTCCGGGTTAAGAAAGCGTAAGCTTAAAGGTTGCCCGCCCGAATGTCTTTCCGTTTATCAGGATTTCCACGGCATGCCCGCCCGGATAGTAGTTGCGCGTGGAGATCGGCTTGATGGCATGCCGCTTGGCCAGTTCAACCGTTTCCCCGGGGGCGATCTCCAGGGAGCGGAATTTGAACACCTTCGGGCTGGTTTTCCCATTCGCCTTCCTGTGGTGGAGCGCGTAGTCGACCACCACCTTCTGGGTGGTTTTTGCCGTGGATTCGATCATCGCGTTGAACTCGATCGCTTCCCCCAGGCGGATGGCCCCAGGGGAAACCTTGAGCGACTTGAGAGCGAGCTTGGGGTTTTCCGTGTAGCCGAGCAGGCCGAACACCGCCGGATGCCCGGCCTTCACCAGGGTACGCGTGGCATGCCGGATGATCCACTGCCGCTCCGGGCCGGCCCCCTGCCGCCACCGCTTGCAAACCTTGATGACGGTTTCCGGATGATCCTTCGAAATATCGTTCAGGTTGTTGGCGACCGAGCGGCGCACAGTTTCGCTGGGATCGTCCTTCAGGTTGTCCAGCAGCTGGAGAACCGGGGAGGGATCGGCAATGAATTGCGGCAGTTGCCGCCCCCACGGCAGGCGCGGCCGGATGCCCTCGGAAACCAACCGCCGCACCTGCTCGTCCGGATCGTCCGCCCATTGCCCCAAGGTGCGGAACGTGGCCTCGAAATGTTCAGTGATGAATGGACGGATGGCAAATTCGGCCGAAAAGAACGAAGTGAGCTCCTTCAGCACCTTCAAGGCGGTTTCCGGATGGCCAAGACCGTGCTCGCCGACATAGTCGAGGATCGGCCAGGCGGCGAAGCCCTGCAGGTTGTCGTCCGGATCGCCGGGAATCCAGTTGCCCTTCAACCGGATGAGGATTGCGGCGGTTTCTTCGAAATCATCTGGAAGATACGTGTTCAGCACCCCGATCAGGTGCCGCACCCGATCCTTCAGTTCCAACTCCTCGATGCCCGCCATCGCATCCGCAATGAAACGCTGTTCGGGAAAACCCGGAACCGTACGCGCCAACGACCCGGCCATCCGTTCCACCGCCGCCTTCCCGAGGCCGTCTTTCATCAGCATCAGAACAACTCACTGATCTTGAGCACCATTTGGCCGATGCCCTGGTGGAAATAGAGGCCGATCTGCGCAACCAACGACCAGGCCACGGCAAACTGCGCCAGCGCATACCCCGCAAGCGTGAACTGGCCGATGCCGACCAGCCCAACCCCGAACTGTGCCAGGGTAACCACGCCCACGCCGAACTGGCCAATGGCAATGATGCCGTAGGCCGGCACCGGTTTGCGGTCGCGGTATTTGAAGGAAACGTGAACCAGCGGCACGCCCATCACGGTGGCGGCGGACTTATACTCGAAGCCGTAGCCATCCCATTCATCCTTGGCGGGGAAGGGCGCCCCGCACTGCGGGCACGCCCGGGCCTGTTCCGAAATTTCATGGCGACACGCTCTGCACGGTTTCATGGGAAAGACCCTCGCGTTTGTGCCCGAATGGTCGAGTTTGCCTATCTTTCCGGCCGCGAGCGGGCGACGAGCTTAATGAAGATCGGCGCGCCTTCGAGGCCGAACGCCTCGCGGAACTGGTTCTGCAAATATTTCAGCCAGTTGGAGCGCGAATAGGTTGGATCGTTCACGAACACCTTGAAATAGATCGGGTTGGTGCCGGACTGCGTGGCATAGAACACCTTCAGGCGCTTGCCCTTCGCGATGGGCGGCGGATATTTCTCGACCGCCTGCTGGACGACGCGGTTCAACACGCCGGTGGTGATTTCGACGCGCGTCTGGGCGGCGACATAGTCGATCGCTTCCACGGAACGCTTGATGTTGTAGCCGTCCTTGGCCGAAACGAACAACACGGGGGCGAAGCCCATGAAGGGCAGCGCCTCGCGCAGGGCCGGCAAATATTTGGTCTGCGTAACGTCCTCATCGGCGTCTTTCGCCAGGTCCCACTTGTTGATGAGCAGGATGCACCCCTTCTGGGCTTCGATAATCTTGGCGGCCACCTTCTTGTCGCGGGTGGTCGGCCCGGTTTCGCCGTCCAGCACCATCACCACCACGTCGGCGCGTTCGATCGCCTTGTCGGTGCGCAGGTTGCTGAACCAATCCACCGCGCTTTTGCCGCGGGTGTCCTTCTGGACGCCGGCGGTGTCGATCAGCTGGTAGTGGCGGGCGGTTTCGCCTTTGCCGATGGTGAAGGGGATTTCGATGCTGTCGCGGGTGGTGCCCGGAATATCCGAGACAATCACGCGTTCGTCCTTGAGCAGGCGGTTGATGTAGGACGATTTCCCGGCGTTCGGCCGGCCCACCACGGCCACCCGGAGCGGTTCTTCCTCCGTTGGGTTTTCCTCTTTCGGCAGCTCGGGGATCAGCGCCTCCATCAGGGTGACGATGCCGCGGTTGTGGACGGCGGAAACGGGGAAGACGGGGAAGCCGAGCTGGTCGAAGTCGTACGCGCCCTCTTCCCGGTCTTCATTGTCGGCCTTGTTGGCCGCGAGGAATACGGTGCGCCCGCTCTGATGCAGGATGCGCGCCACCTCTTCATCCAGCGGGGCGAGCCCGGCCGAGATGTCGACCACGAAAATAATGAACGAAGCATCCGCAATGGCCACTTCCGCCTGCGTTTCGGTTCCTTCAACGATTTGGTCGGGGGAAACCTGCTTGCCGAAATGGCCCAGTCCGCCGGTATCGATCAGCTCGAACCGCTCGCCTTCCCAGTTGGCCTCGCACACAATGCGGTCGCGCGTTACGCCTTCCTCTTCGTGCACGATCGACACGCGCCGCCCCACCAGCCGGTTGAACAGCGCCGACTTCCCTACGTTCGGGCGACCCACGATCGCCACAACCCTTTTGCTCTTCGTCTCTTCCATAGTGCGGAGGGTGATACACGAATCCCCCAACCGGCACAACGGCAAAGGGTGGAAAGATTGACGGCAACCGCCGCCTCCCTGGCCGATCAACTATTTGGTATTGCGGCTCGACGGAAGTCTTTAATGTCAATATGATCTTTGGCAGATACTTAATCAGGCCCTGCTTTTGGGGATGCCGGGCCAACGGAAACCCAGGGGTGGAACGTGGTTGACGAAGCTTTGATCGAACACCTGGCGGAAGCGGTGCATGTCCGCTGGATGGAAGGGCGTCTGGCCGAGGGCTGGACGCATGGGCCGGTGCGCGATGAAGCCGCCAAACAGCATCCGTGCCTCGTTCCCTACAACGACTTGCCCGAAAGCGAACGGGAATACGACCGCGCCACCGTCCGCGCCACGCTGGATGGGCTGAAGAATCTGGGGTATCGAATCCAGGGGGCAGGGGATGGAAAAGAATAGACGACCGGTTTTTAGGATATTCGTGAGTTCGCCCTCCGACGTAGTCGAGGAGCGGCGGGTGGTCGATACCGTGGTTGCCGAGCTGTGCGAACGGTATGCTTCTTGGGTGCATATCGAACGGGTGCTCTGGGAAAAGGAACTACTGTGCGCCAATCGGGGTGGTTTTCAGGATCAGATTGTTCCCATTGAGCAAACACACCTCGTGGTTTCCATCCTTTGGTCGAAGATTGGTTATCCGCTGGGAGAAGGAAAGACGGAGGACATTAAACCGGTGTTTCATCCGCCCACCTGGCAAGGGCGGAATCCGACTGGAACCGAGCTGGAGATCGTAAGGGCGTTGCAGGCTTATGACGATACCCCCTCCTCCGAGCGCTTCCCCGACCTGCTCGTCTACCGCAAAACCGGGCGCGAACCTTTGGTTCCCATTGAGGAGGCGGAGGATGCCAGCC is a genomic window containing:
- the djlA gene encoding co-chaperone DjlA, whose protein sequence is MAWTGKIIGGVLGSLLGPIGAVVGVGLGHQFDKGADRIKATAQTFQVAFFGCLAKMARADGQITQDEIQAVEQIMARFGYTGPMREQAIGIFRRAKDDPHTAEDYLNQLSGVVQFNPQIAMTFIAALHTVAAADGVMHPNEREILLQAERAFRLRPGTIDAMLGGVRGNTANALENAYKVLEVSPDASDAEIKKVYRQKCIEFHPDKLASKGLPDEFMTYAHDQLAKINEAYDVIKKERSL
- a CDS encoding RyR domain-containing protein, which encodes MVDEALIEHLAEAVHVRWMEGRLAEGWTHGPVRDEAAKQHPCLVPYNDLPESEREYDRATVRATLDGLKNLGYRIQGAGDGKE
- a CDS encoding response regulator encodes the protein MKRILLIDDDPTVQKLFSQFLAKQGYEVLQAENGKIGMRIIGQEKPDLIITDILMPEMDGLEILLAIRKTAEELPIIAISGGMRSMPINFLNQAKMFGARYVFEKPVPLDVLLSAVRDLLDVHPE
- the der gene encoding ribosome biogenesis GTPase Der, which produces MAIVGRPNVGKSALFNRLVGRRVSIVHEEEGVTRDRIVCEANWEGERFELIDTGGLGHFGKQVSPDQIVEGTETQAEVAIADASFIIFVVDISAGLAPLDEEVARILHQSGRTVFLAANKADNEDREEGAYDFDQLGFPVFPVSAVHNRGIVTLMEALIPELPKEENPTEEEPLRVAVVGRPNAGKSSYINRLLKDERVIVSDIPGTTRDSIEIPFTIGKGETARHYQLIDTAGVQKDTRGKSAVDWFSNLRTDKAIERADVVVMVLDGETGPTTRDKKVAAKIIEAQKGCILLINKWDLAKDADEDVTQTKYLPALREALPFMGFAPVLFVSAKDGYNIKRSVEAIDYVAAQTRVEITTGVLNRVVQQAVEKYPPPIAKGKRLKVFYATQSGTNPIYFKVFVNDPTYSRSNWLKYLQNQFREAFGLEGAPIFIKLVARSRPER
- a CDS encoding DNA alkylation repair protein is translated as MLMKDGLGKAAVERMAGSLARTVPGFPEQRFIADAMAGIEELELKDRVRHLIGVLNTYLPDDFEETAAILIRLKGNWIPGDPDDNLQGFAAWPILDYVGEHGLGHPETALKVLKELTSFFSAEFAIRPFITEHFEATFRTLGQWADDPDEQVRRLVSEGIRPRLPWGRQLPQFIADPSPVLQLLDNLKDDPSETVRRSVANNLNDISKDHPETVIKVCKRWRQGAGPERQWIIRHATRTLVKAGHPAVFGLLGYTENPKLALKSLKVSPGAIRLGEAIEFNAMIESTAKTTQKVVVDYALHHRKANGKTSPKVFKFRSLEIAPGETVELAKRHAIKPISTRNYYPGGHAVEILINGKTFGRATFKLTLS
- a CDS encoding PAS domain S-box protein, with translation MKKLFRIGLHGLPPTAVTLQSHAETASARHVGPSPMEPFFSINGIGAALALVPVAQADGIPLWLWGVIGLVIFAAMALLACSWALNSKARRQTAEWRANEERYTLVFATAGDAMFLLDQGSGTILESNEAAAALYGYSHDEFRQLKNTDLSAEPDKTSSAIRQELQVAPLRYHRKKDGTVFPVEIKATYYDQNGERVSVVNIRDITEREQTQHALRESEARYRQLFDNMTSGFALHEMIRDEKGNPIDYRYIQVNPGFEKLTGLAAERVVGRTVRELLPEIEPAWINQFGRVEETGEPAIIEDYSQDLNKHFETRAFRPAPGQFAVIFHDVSDRKHAEQVLAASEAKYRELFEHSADAFLIIQEGRFTDCNMAAVDMLGYSAKEDVIGKSPGDLSPTTQPDGLDSGKKAQDMLAAMETSQSLRFEWHHKKANGEVFPVAVTLTALTDNEGRPMIHTAWRNITARKQMEEALEKRIVALTRPLDDDAEIAFDDLFSRDAIQRIQDGFAAATGVASIITHPDGTPITEPSNFTSLCYDIIRKTEKGRANCHKSDAELGRHHQEGPIVQCCLSGGLWDAGASIEVGGRHIANWLIGQVRDESQSDEDMRRYAREIGADEDAFMDAFHRVPVMPRERFTKVADVLFTLANQLSATAYQNIQQARFIAAQKKAEQTLKDLAEVQGLILDNSTVGIALLENRTFKWVNPRMSELFNIPEQELQGASTRLLYASEEDFLENGAKAYAVLEQGNRFEHTLQFQRGDGSLFWCRLIGSALDPKSPLESGSLWMFEDISERRASENELLRLSTAIEQSPETVVITDLEGRIQYVNPAFERASGFAREEVLGMNPNMLSSGEHDEAYYADLWDTIASGGIWEGRIVNRRKIGTLYTEEASIAPVKDATGTITNYVAVKRDISEELIREEELRQAQKMDAVGQLAGGIAHDFNNILQGIMGFSEMLQMELDAQSPEYDGAVEIHKAAKRAAQLTRQLLTFSRKQPSHFETVDLNNTVHDALALLNMLLGEKYDIVLDLQQQLPPIHADPGQLTQVIINLAVNARDAMPEGGRLTISTDSGTFQPEDAALIPEAQAGSFVCLSITDTGCGMDKDTKKRLFEPFFTTKEVGEGTGLGLSVVYGIAQQSKGWVNVYSETGKGSCFKIYFPAIAASPASPEEPAHRHQAHGRATILLVEDDPELATMGMEILLNAGHDPILAISAEEAMEHFRDVDGNIDLLVSDMELPGLRGDELADELRKRNPALPVLLLSGYRDQHVRWQHLEDRDYLFMNKPFTISNLTAMVGKLIQEYKGEGV
- a CDS encoding serine hydrolase domain-containing protein; the encoded protein is MNLSSGIIIAASLPLLIPTSYAKPEKSAGQSKEIEVSLKGIIERENLPGMVAAIASSEGIVAIGAAGVRKDGSREEFTQNDVIHLGSCTKAMTSTLLATFVADGTITWETTLIEVMPELRKRIHPDYHNVTVWQLLTHRAGVPVNAKDWWAHPEMKLEKRRVEILKDSLEDAPKAKKGEYLYSNLGYMIAACMVEQKTGDTWEELIEERLFKPLDMDSAGFGPPGKRGRKDQPWGHNKSGKKWSAMQSDNAEALGPAGRVHCSVEDWAKFIALQLPNGKGQELSFGREHLKKLITPVGDYAGGWIVAKRSWGNGVVLTHSGSNTMWYATVWVASQLDRAFIVVTNSCDEDSHAICDKMIGELIRINSGS
- a CDS encoding zinc ribbon domain-containing protein, which codes for MKPCRACRHEISEQARACPQCGAPFPAKDEWDGYGFEYKSAATVMGVPLVHVSFKYRDRKPVPAYGIIAIGQFGVGVVTLAQFGVGLVGIGQFTLAGYALAQFAVAWSLVAQIGLYFHQGIGQMVLKISELF
- a CDS encoding VF530 family protein, translated to MNEQPNNPLHGITLEKLLNRLVDHYGWDELGRLIDIRCFNWEPSIKSSLKFLRKTQWARDQVEELYLSTRFEDS